A single Watersipora subatra chromosome 7, tzWatSuba1.1, whole genome shotgun sequence DNA region contains:
- the LOC137400073 gene encoding protein N-terminal glutamine amidohydrolase-like, whose translation MAVTITSSSKSMEDYKYTKCYCEENVWFLCKDLPETALYSANVVFISNAEKKCPLWHQKAGERNLPVVWDYHVILVRREEKHFWVYDLDTTLPFPCEFGQYSSLALRQEDTMKSEYHRLFRIVKAAEYLQHFASDRSHMWKDGRWLAEPPLYPPIQTQEHSNNLQLYTNMSKDIAGESYKWLGHVLTLTQFNEYYSKE comes from the exons ATGGCAGTCACGATTACCAGCAGCTCGAAGAGCATGGAGGACTATAAATACACTAAATGTTACTG TGAAGAAAATGTTTGGTTTCTGTGCAAGGACCTACCTGAAACAGCTTTGTATTCTGCCAATGTGGTCTTCATATCAAATGCTGAAAAGAAATGTCCACTCTGGCACCAAAAGGCGGGCGAGAGAAATTTGCCTGTAGTTTGG GACTATCATGTGATATTAGTGCGGAGAGAAGAAAAACACTTTTGGGTATATGATCTCGACACAACTCTGCCATTTCCTTGTGAATTTGGTCAGTACAGTTCACTGGCATTACGACAAGAGGACACAATGAAATCAGAGTACCACAG GTTGTTTAGGATAGTGAAAGCTGCTGAGTACTTACAACATTTTGCCTCAGATAGATCACATATGTGGAAAGACGGACGGTGGCTCGCTGAGCCGCCACTCTATCCTCCTATACAAACTCAAG AACATTCTAACAACTTGCAGTTGTACACAAATATGAGTAAAGATATAGCTGGAGAGTCCTACAAATGGTTGGGGCATGTTCTCACCCTTACTCAGTTCAATGAGTACTACAGCAAAGAATGA